In Spirochaeta thermophila DSM 6578, the following proteins share a genomic window:
- a CDS encoding nitroreductase family protein → MEPKDDVIHWILSRRSVRRYRPDEVPLETIRLLLKAAMAAPSAVAKDPWRFIVMRDEEVRTRVSEGLPNGSFLAEAPLGIAVCGDLQAAHAGMEGYLVLDCAAAIENVLLAASGLGLGACWLGVYPRKERMDYLREVFSLPGHIVPVACIALGYPAEEKEPRTRYREEYVHWDRW, encoded by the coding sequence ATGGAACCCAAAGATGATGTGATCCACTGGATACTCTCCCGAAGGAGCGTGCGGAGGTACCGCCCCGACGAGGTGCCGCTGGAGACCATACGGCTCCTCCTCAAGGCCGCCATGGCGGCCCCTTCGGCCGTTGCGAAGGATCCCTGGCGCTTCATCGTGATGCGGGACGAGGAGGTGAGGACGCGGGTCTCCGAGGGGCTTCCCAATGGGAGCTTCTTGGCCGAGGCCCCGCTCGGGATCGCGGTATGCGGGGATCTGCAGGCAGCCCATGCCGGGATGGAGGGATATTTGGTGCTGGACTGCGCCGCGGCTATAGAGAACGTCCTGCTCGCAGCCTCGGGTCTGGGGCTCGGTGCCTGCTGGTTGGGGGTGTATCCCAGGAAGGAGCGGATGGACTACCTGCGGGAAGTGTTCTCCCTCCCGGGCCACATCGTCCCTGTGGCCTGCATCGCCTTGGGGTATCCTGCGGAGGAGAAGGAACCTCGGACCCGTTACAGGGAAGAGTACGTTCACTGGGACAGGTGGTGA
- a CDS encoding histidine kinase dimerization/phosphoacceptor domain -containing protein: MRSRILPLIFLVPFCVGISSLQAEPNILFIHSYDPSYQWTMDIDRGVREEISSRHPEVTIYTEFYDSKHFAPEDLEQPFLSYLLSKYVGIEFSAVLASDDNALRFVLSHRAELFPYRPDIPVLFCGINDVESYDLASHPNVAGVAERIDIRGTLDLMLRLHPDLSLVAVIVDDTITGRINKELFLQAIPPYENRLSFLIMENRTMDELLDDVRDLPEHSALLYLTFVRDREGTPFTPLQSLSLISDVSSRPVYTCWDFFMVGDKVVGGMVQRGALQGRELALLLSRLLEGEDPASLGVVERPLVAPLFRFEALQIFGIPLALLPQDAEVEGLPESVQYRFPGFFWSAILLGVILLSLLGLILFLFIRQRRTERLFRSLFQCLPDGALLYDTRGNILIHNRAAEQIFERSELDIKKHGLAGLLGLSRSEVAALLSRQREETLYTMQREITGKDGPKFVEIVSLPVAFHGTPAVLAIVRDMTDWRNTHQQLERSIREKEILLKEVHHRVKNNLQIMRSLIQLQKTKDLPIEAVRELSQTQSRLSALAALHELLHRADGSERIRVDIYLSTIASQIASSLLEGQIPIEWKISAAGMELPPDTVIPLGLILNELITNSIKYAAPAGAPLEIEILLSGEEGGYTLVYTDPGPNFDFERLLAEKNSLGFQLVRELARQLRGDIAYRHEDGKNVFTLTFRG, from the coding sequence ATGCGGTCCCGAATACTGCCTCTCATCTTTCTCGTGCCCTTCTGTGTAGGGATATCCTCCCTCCAGGCCGAACCGAACATCCTCTTCATCCATTCCTACGATCCGAGCTACCAGTGGACCATGGATATCGACCGGGGAGTGAGGGAAGAGATCTCCTCCCGACATCCCGAGGTCACCATCTACACCGAGTTCTACGACTCCAAACATTTCGCACCGGAGGATCTCGAGCAACCTTTTCTCTCCTACCTCCTCTCCAAGTATGTAGGGATCGAGTTTTCAGCGGTCCTCGCCTCCGACGACAACGCCCTCAGGTTCGTGCTCTCCCACAGGGCCGAGCTCTTCCCCTATCGACCCGACATCCCCGTACTCTTCTGCGGGATCAACGACGTGGAGTCCTACGATCTCGCCTCACATCCCAATGTGGCCGGCGTGGCCGAACGCATAGACATCCGTGGTACCCTCGACCTCATGCTCCGCCTCCATCCCGACCTCTCGCTGGTAGCGGTCATCGTCGACGATACCATCACGGGAAGGATCAACAAGGAACTCTTTCTCCAGGCTATCCCTCCCTACGAGAACAGGCTCTCCTTCCTCATCATGGAGAACCGTACCATGGACGAACTCCTCGATGACGTGAGAGACCTCCCCGAACACAGTGCGCTCCTCTACCTCACCTTCGTCCGCGACCGCGAGGGGACCCCCTTCACCCCGCTCCAGAGCCTCTCGCTCATCTCGGACGTCTCCTCACGACCCGTCTACACCTGCTGGGACTTCTTCATGGTGGGGGACAAGGTGGTGGGCGGCATGGTGCAACGTGGAGCGCTCCAGGGCAGGGAACTCGCCCTCCTCCTCTCCCGGCTCCTCGAGGGAGAGGATCCCGCCTCCCTGGGTGTGGTGGAGAGGCCGCTCGTGGCGCCCCTCTTCCGATTCGAGGCCCTGCAGATCTTCGGAATCCCACTCGCCCTCCTGCCTCAGGATGCAGAGGTCGAGGGGCTCCCGGAATCCGTACAGTACCGGTTCCCGGGATTCTTCTGGAGCGCCATCCTCCTTGGAGTGATCCTCCTCTCCCTCCTCGGCCTCATCCTCTTCCTCTTCATACGCCAACGCAGGACCGAACGTCTCTTCCGCTCCCTCTTCCAGTGCCTTCCCGACGGCGCCCTTCTCTACGATACACGCGGCAACATACTGATCCACAACAGGGCCGCCGAGCAAATCTTCGAGCGATCCGAGCTCGACATCAAGAAACACGGCCTCGCAGGTCTCCTCGGCCTCTCCCGGAGTGAGGTCGCAGCGCTTCTCTCCCGCCAACGAGAGGAGACCCTCTACACGATGCAGAGAGAGATCACCGGGAAGGACGGGCCGAAATTCGTGGAAATCGTCTCGCTTCCCGTGGCGTTCCACGGAACCCCGGCGGTGCTCGCCATCGTACGCGACATGACCGACTGGCGTAATACGCACCAGCAACTCGAACGTTCGATCAGAGAGAAGGAGATCCTCCTCAAGGAGGTGCACCACAGGGTGAAGAACAACCTCCAGATCATGCGGAGCCTGATCCAGCTTCAGAAGACCAAGGATCTCCCGATCGAAGCCGTCCGTGAGCTCTCCCAGACCCAGAGCAGGCTCTCTGCACTCGCAGCACTCCACGAACTCCTCCACAGGGCCGACGGGTCCGAGCGCATCCGGGTGGATATCTACCTCTCCACCATCGCCTCGCAAATCGCCTCTTCGCTTCTCGAAGGGCAGATCCCCATCGAATGGAAGATCTCGGCCGCGGGCATGGAACTCCCGCCCGACACCGTCATCCCCCTGGGGCTCATCCTCAACGAGCTCATCACCAACAGCATCAAGTACGCCGCTCCGGCGGGAGCACCTCTCGAGATAGAGATCCTCCTCTCCGGGGAGGAAGGCGGCTATACCCTCGTCTACACCGATCCTGGCCCGAACTTCGACTTCGAGAGGCTCCTGGCGGAGAAGAACTCACTCGGCTTTCAATTGGTAAGAGAACTCGCCAGACAGCTCCGTGGAGACATCGCCTATCGCCACGAGGATGGGAAGAATGTCTTCACCCTCACGTTCAGGGGCTAG
- a CDS encoding Cof-type HAD-IIB family hydrolase: protein MRWKSLLACDLDDTLLSGDGVLPEEDLHLLRRAVRCGILPVVASGRPFASVRRVVEEFWPEASFPFIAFNGALVGLSGTGAVLFSRSVPRAYACGFLEWAERHDLFAQTYDEKYFYVPSEDDRAERYARNVGIPYRVVGPLSRFLSFDPPKVLLHDDPVRLEEHYPEAHRLFGDRLSLFFSKPQYLEVVHPEVDKGMALAWVAERYGVPRERVVAMGDSGNDVEMVRWAGTGVAVANARREVKEVASVVTGAPGGGGALREVFERCFPECL, encoded by the coding sequence GTGCGCTGGAAATCCCTTCTCGCCTGTGATCTCGACGATACCCTCCTTTCGGGGGACGGCGTACTGCCCGAAGAGGATCTCCATCTCCTCCGGCGGGCCGTGCGGTGCGGTATCCTCCCCGTGGTAGCCTCGGGCCGGCCGTTCGCCTCGGTGAGGCGGGTGGTCGAGGAGTTCTGGCCGGAGGCCTCCTTTCCCTTCATCGCCTTCAACGGCGCCCTTGTGGGCCTCTCGGGTACGGGAGCAGTCCTCTTCTCCCGAAGCGTCCCCCGCGCCTATGCCTGCGGGTTCCTGGAATGGGCGGAACGTCACGACCTCTTCGCGCAGACCTATGACGAGAAGTATTTCTACGTCCCCTCAGAGGATGATCGGGCCGAACGCTACGCACGGAACGTGGGTATCCCTTACCGCGTGGTGGGTCCGCTCTCCAGGTTCCTTTCGTTCGATCCTCCGAAGGTGCTCCTCCACGATGATCCCGTCCGTCTCGAGGAACACTACCCCGAGGCCCACAGGCTCTTCGGCGACAGGCTCTCCCTTTTCTTCTCCAAGCCCCAGTACCTCGAGGTGGTACATCCCGAGGTGGACAAAGGGATGGCGCTCGCATGGGTGGCCGAGCGGTACGGGGTGCCCCGTGAACGGGTGGTGGCGATGGGGGACAGCGGCAACGATGTGGAGATGGTACGATGGGCGGGGACCGGGGTGGCGGTGGCGAACGCGAGGAGGGAGGTGAAGGAGGTCGCCTCCGTCGTCACCGGAGCCCCGGGAGGAGGAGGTGCACTGAGGGAGGTCTTCGAGCGGTGTTTCCCCGAATGTCTCTAG
- the trmL gene encoding tRNA (uridine(34)/cytosine(34)/5-carboxymethylaminomethyluridine(34)-2'-O)-methyltransferase TrmL, producing the protein MSIHVVLHEPEIPQNTGNIARTCAATGAVLHLIEPLGFSLEDRYLRRAGLDYWPMVDLRLHSSWDAFLEEERPSSLFLLSTRGTRSYHTCSFPDETYLVFGKETAGLPPRILEAFPDRVVRIPMRAGARSLNLSNAVAILVYEALRVQGFPGLV; encoded by the coding sequence ATGAGCATCCACGTGGTGCTCCACGAGCCCGAGATCCCCCAGAACACAGGGAACATCGCCCGTACCTGCGCGGCCACGGGGGCCGTCCTCCACCTCATAGAGCCGCTCGGCTTCTCGCTCGAAGACCGATACCTCCGTCGGGCAGGGCTCGACTACTGGCCCATGGTGGATCTGCGCCTCCATTCCTCGTGGGATGCCTTCCTGGAGGAGGAACGCCCTTCTTCGCTCTTCCTCCTCTCCACCAGGGGGACGAGGTCGTACCACACCTGCTCATTTCCGGACGAGACATACCTCGTTTTCGGCAAGGAGACCGCGGGTCTTCCTCCCCGCATCCTCGAGGCCTTTCCCGACCGGGTGGTCAGGATCCCCATGCGAGCCGGGGCGCGGTCATTGAATCTTTCGAACGCCGTTGCTATCCTTGTATACGAGGCTCTCAGGGTCCAGGGGTTTCCCGGCCTCGTATAG
- the proC gene encoding pyrroline-5-carboxylate reductase: protein MEIRTVGCVGFGMMGETLVKGIRRAFPDVQFMVVEKVRERVQRACEEYGAEDTTATPARVFTEADLVILAVKPQDRDALKGMAPPETRAVLFSIIAGTPIRFFEETFGTREIVRVMPNIAAMVRKAPMGMSFHPLASEETRTRALAVARAVGTPFEIPERLMPAFTGLSGSGIAYVLSFLHGMALAGTMAGIPYTESLRIVEALVEGTVALRRETDRHPEEMLTWVTSPAGTTIQGVHALEGGAFKALLMDAVKRAADRAQEFEG from the coding sequence ATGGAGATACGGACCGTGGGGTGTGTGGGTTTCGGCATGATGGGAGAGACACTCGTGAAGGGGATACGCAGGGCCTTCCCGGACGTGCAGTTCATGGTGGTGGAGAAGGTGAGGGAGCGGGTGCAGAGGGCATGCGAGGAGTACGGCGCGGAGGATACGACGGCGACCCCCGCGCGGGTCTTCACCGAGGCGGACCTCGTGATCCTGGCCGTAAAGCCCCAGGACAGAGACGCCCTGAAGGGCATGGCGCCGCCCGAGACGCGGGCCGTGCTCTTCTCGATCATCGCAGGTACGCCCATACGTTTCTTCGAAGAAACCTTCGGGACCCGGGAGATCGTGCGGGTCATGCCCAACATCGCGGCCATGGTCCGGAAGGCCCCCATGGGGATGAGTTTCCACCCCCTCGCATCCGAGGAAACCCGCACACGGGCCCTCGCCGTGGCGCGTGCGGTGGGCACGCCGTTCGAGATACCGGAACGCCTCATGCCGGCCTTCACCGGACTCTCGGGATCGGGAATCGCCTACGTGCTCTCGTTCCTCCACGGCATGGCCCTGGCCGGGACCATGGCGGGTATACCGTACACCGAGTCGCTCCGGATCGTGGAGGCCCTGGTGGAAGGCACGGTGGCCCTGCGGAGGGAGACGGATCGCCACCCCGAGGAGATGCTCACCTGGGTGACCTCGCCCGCAGGGACCACCATCCAGGGCGTGCACGCACTCGAGGGAGGGGCGTTCAAGGCCCTTCTCATGGATGCGGTGAAGCGGGCGGCCGATCGGGCCCAGGAGTTCGAGGGCTAG
- a CDS encoding sensor histidine kinase, which yields MKILLVDDEEVFVRLVETMLEGQPDTLLWAPDTEAARRILAEEHIDVALIDIVLGEEDGLTLLPVLKEHHPLTIPVVVSGHASMESAIRALQQGAYDYLPKPISRPELLNLLSRCREKLFLQEERERATRVLLQMQKLEAVGRVTATIAHDFNNVLTAIIGNTELLLESLREHGARQDIEDAQEILAAARRGKDLTRHILAFSSRSMVIEGATLVDQALASREDIWRRLLAPEAELVLSLSAPDVSVGMSPSHIEHIVTNLLLNAKEAVAEAGRGKDRVILSTAVVEGALPEHLTPLLPVGTPYVRIGVEDHGVGMDEETLARAPEPFFTTRKARQASGTGLSVVFHLVKGARGVVDIASTPGEGTRVDVYLPVKHEAS from the coding sequence GTGAAGATCCTTCTCGTGGACGACGAAGAGGTGTTCGTGCGGCTCGTGGAGACCATGCTGGAGGGACAACCGGACACCCTCCTCTGGGCGCCCGATACGGAAGCGGCGCGTCGCATCCTCGCGGAAGAACACATCGACGTGGCACTCATCGACATCGTCCTGGGCGAGGAGGACGGCCTGACCCTCCTCCCGGTCCTCAAGGAACACCACCCCCTCACCATCCCCGTGGTGGTGAGCGGTCATGCGAGCATGGAATCGGCCATCCGCGCCCTTCAGCAGGGAGCCTACGACTACCTCCCCAAACCCATAAGCAGGCCGGAACTCCTCAACCTGCTCTCCCGGTGCAGGGAGAAGCTCTTCCTCCAGGAGGAACGCGAGCGCGCGACGAGAGTGCTCCTCCAGATGCAGAAACTCGAGGCCGTGGGTCGGGTGACGGCCACCATCGCCCACGATTTCAACAATGTCCTCACTGCGATCATAGGGAACACCGAGCTCCTCCTCGAGAGTCTCAGGGAGCACGGGGCTCGCCAGGACATCGAGGATGCCCAGGAGATCCTCGCAGCCGCACGACGGGGGAAGGACCTCACCCGGCACATCCTGGCTTTCTCAAGCCGGAGCATGGTGATAGAGGGCGCCACACTCGTGGATCAGGCCCTCGCCTCCCGGGAGGACATCTGGCGGCGGCTCCTTGCGCCCGAGGCGGAGCTCGTCCTCTCCCTCTCGGCGCCGGATGTGTCCGTGGGGATGAGCCCCTCGCACATTGAGCACATCGTCACCAACCTCCTGCTCAACGCCAAGGAGGCGGTGGCCGAGGCGGGCCGGGGGAAGGACCGGGTGATACTCTCCACCGCCGTGGTGGAGGGGGCTCTCCCCGAACATCTGACCCCCCTCCTTCCCGTGGGCACCCCGTACGTGAGGATAGGGGTGGAAGACCACGGCGTGGGGATGGACGAGGAGACCCTCGCACGTGCGCCGGAACCCTTCTTCACCACCAGGAAGGCGAGGCAGGCCTCGGGCACCGGGCTCTCGGTGGTCTTCCACCTGGTCAAGGGGGCCCGGGGCGTGGTGGACATCGCCTCGACGCCGGGGGAAGGCACCCGGGTCGATGTCTACCTGCCCGTGAAACACGAGGCCTCATGA
- the serS gene encoding serine--tRNA ligase: MLDLRFVKEHVDLVKENVRNRFMEVDVEGVVALYDRRNDLKARVDELRARRNEHARLMKSASPEERPALVEEGRRLKEEIARLEGELAAVEEELRREALRIPNLSHPEAPVGKEEKDNLEIRRWGEVPSFDFEPRDHLELGRLLDIVDFDRAAKVSGAKFYYLKNEGTLLELALIRYALDVLREKGFDLFTTPDLARESIVEGIGFQPRGAESNIYTVEETDLCLVGTAEITLGGMYADEIIPGQALPLRFAGLSHCFRKEAGAAGQYSKGLYRVHQFTKVEMFVYCRPEESEGMHRELLAIEEEIHAGLGIPYRVVDTCTGDLGAPAYRKFDLEAWMPGREGWGEITSTSNCTDYQARRLGVRFKEAEGGKPRFVHMLNGTALAVPRVIIAILENFQERDGSVRIPEALVPYTGFDVIRPKAGS; the protein is encoded by the coding sequence ATGCTTGATCTCAGGTTCGTGAAGGAACACGTGGACCTGGTGAAGGAGAACGTGAGGAACAGGTTCATGGAGGTGGATGTGGAGGGGGTGGTGGCCCTCTACGACAGGCGCAACGACCTCAAGGCACGGGTGGACGAACTCCGGGCGCGGCGCAACGAGCACGCCCGCCTCATGAAGAGCGCCTCGCCCGAGGAGCGGCCTGCCCTGGTGGAGGAGGGACGGCGTCTCAAGGAGGAGATCGCCCGGCTAGAGGGCGAGCTCGCCGCGGTGGAGGAAGAACTCCGCCGTGAGGCGCTCCGCATACCCAACCTGAGCCACCCCGAGGCCCCGGTGGGCAAGGAGGAGAAAGACAACCTGGAGATCAGGCGCTGGGGAGAGGTCCCCTCGTTCGACTTCGAACCGAGGGATCACCTCGAGCTCGGACGCCTGCTCGACATCGTGGACTTCGATCGGGCCGCAAAGGTGAGCGGGGCGAAGTTCTACTACCTCAAGAACGAGGGTACCCTCCTGGAGCTGGCCCTGATACGCTACGCGCTCGACGTGCTCAGGGAGAAGGGGTTCGACCTCTTCACCACACCCGACCTCGCGAGGGAATCCATCGTGGAGGGGATAGGGTTCCAGCCCCGGGGAGCCGAGAGCAACATCTACACCGTGGAGGAGACCGACCTCTGCCTGGTGGGGACCGCGGAGATCACCCTGGGGGGAATGTACGCGGACGAGATCATCCCGGGGCAGGCCCTCCCCTTGAGGTTCGCGGGGCTCTCCCACTGCTTCAGAAAGGAGGCGGGGGCCGCCGGACAGTATTCGAAGGGACTCTACCGGGTGCACCAGTTCACCAAGGTGGAGATGTTCGTCTACTGCCGACCCGAGGAGTCCGAGGGGATGCACCGGGAACTCCTCGCGATCGAGGAGGAGATCCACGCGGGCCTGGGGATACCCTACCGGGTGGTGGACACGTGCACCGGAGACCTCGGTGCGCCAGCCTACCGCAAGTTCGACCTCGAGGCCTGGATGCCGGGCCGGGAGGGATGGGGTGAGATCACGAGCACGTCCAACTGCACCGACTACCAGGCCCGCAGGCTCGGGGTGCGGTTCAAGGAGGCCGAGGGCGGGAAGCCCAGGTTCGTACACATGCTCAACGGAACGGCGCTCGCCGTCCCCAGGGTGATCATCGCGATCCTGGAGAACTTCCAGGAACGGGACGGGTCGGTGCGTATCCCGGAGGCCCTCGTGCCTTATACCGGTTTCGACGTGATACGTCCGAAGGCAGGGAGCTGA
- a CDS encoding PAS domain S-box protein, with translation MSFFKEVLFNLSLILALTGLSELLARRWLPLHPSGKVLQGLLFGAVTLVGMTFPAHLAPGVIFDGRSILISLCAFLMGPLSGALTAVPAALYRIVLGGPGAPTGVLVILSSYLLGILGRDLIRRYHLSYSLTSIGILALSVHVVMLLLMFTLPGPLVYPTIGAIWEAVLLAYPLAELATGSILLDHLLVRKSTREAQAALTLHLTTLKSIGDAVIVTDPEGRVLFLNPVAERLTGWRTEEAVGRPVDDVFVIVNEETGEAAPSPVERVLEEGMVVGLANHTVLLARDGRTIPIADSGAPIRTEGGTILGVVLVFRDQSAERAYIAALKESEERLRLVFETFPEAVAINRASDGRYVDVNEGFTSITGYTREELIGKSSLELSIWKEPADRARLVEQLQKEGIVRTFQAPFTMKDGSVRQGLMSAALMDLNGEPHILSITRDITPLKKLEEELARRLREREAFLRELQHRTKNHLQIIASFIHLSLEKVEDRSFRHILHDLETRVRTMALLHQKLYESGDPSRLDLDAFFKELLPLLSGILPRSVKIDYSGESVSVLLDTAVPLGLAVHELVLNAARHAFGPEGGTIRITLSKEGEGLRLTVADSGKGPSEGFSPSMEGGLGLITVHELIRNQLRGSIEWHGPPGLTWEIHVPREIYHPRV, from the coding sequence GTGTCCTTCTTCAAGGAGGTGCTCTTCAACCTCTCCCTCATCCTGGCCCTCACAGGGCTCTCCGAGCTCCTCGCCCGCCGATGGCTCCCCTTGCATCCCTCCGGAAAGGTCCTCCAGGGTCTCCTCTTCGGCGCCGTCACCCTGGTGGGCATGACATTCCCTGCGCACCTCGCCCCTGGCGTCATCTTCGACGGCCGCTCGATCCTCATCAGCCTCTGCGCCTTCCTCATGGGCCCCCTCTCCGGCGCCCTCACCGCCGTGCCCGCCGCACTCTATCGCATCGTCCTTGGAGGGCCGGGCGCCCCCACCGGCGTGCTCGTCATCCTCTCCTCCTACCTCCTGGGAATCCTGGGCCGGGATCTCATCAGGCGGTACCACCTCTCCTACTCCCTCACCTCCATAGGTATCCTGGCCCTGTCCGTGCACGTGGTGATGCTCCTCCTCATGTTCACCCTCCCGGGACCGCTCGTGTATCCCACCATCGGCGCCATCTGGGAGGCGGTGCTCCTCGCCTATCCACTCGCGGAACTCGCAACAGGGTCCATCCTCCTCGACCACCTCCTGGTGCGAAAGTCCACACGGGAGGCGCAGGCGGCCCTCACCCTCCACCTCACCACCCTCAAGAGCATAGGGGATGCGGTGATCGTGACCGACCCGGAGGGGAGGGTCCTCTTCCTCAACCCCGTGGCCGAACGTCTCACGGGCTGGCGCACCGAGGAGGCCGTGGGGCGGCCCGTCGACGACGTCTTCGTCATCGTGAACGAGGAGACGGGCGAGGCCGCCCCATCGCCCGTGGAACGCGTACTCGAGGAAGGGATGGTGGTGGGGCTCGCCAACCACACCGTACTCCTCGCCCGCGACGGCCGTACCATCCCCATCGCCGACAGCGGGGCACCCATCCGCACCGAAGGGGGAACGATCCTGGGCGTGGTCCTGGTCTTCAGGGATCAGAGTGCGGAGCGTGCCTACATCGCGGCACTCAAGGAAAGTGAGGAGAGACTCCGTCTGGTCTTCGAGACCTTCCCCGAGGCCGTGGCCATCAACCGGGCGAGCGACGGACGGTACGTGGACGTGAACGAAGGTTTCACCTCCATCACCGGCTACACCCGGGAGGAGCTCATAGGGAAGTCCTCGCTCGAGCTCTCCATATGGAAGGAACCGGCGGATCGTGCCCGCCTCGTGGAGCAGCTCCAGAAGGAGGGCATCGTCCGCACCTTCCAGGCACCCTTCACCATGAAGGACGGGTCGGTACGACAGGGACTCATGTCCGCCGCCCTCATGGACCTGAACGGCGAGCCCCACATCCTCTCCATCACGCGGGACATCACCCCTCTCAAGAAACTGGAGGAGGAGCTCGCCCGTCGTCTCAGGGAACGGGAAGCCTTCCTGCGTGAACTCCAGCACCGTACGAAAAATCACCTCCAGATCATCGCCTCCTTCATCCACCTCTCCCTGGAGAAGGTGGAAGACCGTAGCTTCCGTCACATCCTCCACGACCTGGAGACCAGGGTACGGACCATGGCCCTGCTCCACCAGAAGCTCTACGAGTCGGGAGATCCCTCCCGCCTCGACCTGGATGCCTTCTTCAAGGAGCTCCTCCCCCTGCTCTCCGGTATCCTCCCCCGCTCGGTGAAGATCGACTACTCCGGAGAGTCGGTTTCCGTACTCCTCGACACGGCCGTACCCCTGGGACTCGCGGTCCACGAGCTCGTCCTCAACGCGGCCAGACACGCATTCGGCCCGGAGGGCGGTACCATCCGCATCACGCTCTCCAAGGAAGGGGAGGGGCTCCGCCTCACGGTGGCGGACTCGGGCAAGGGACCCTCCGAAGGGTTCTCCCCGTCCATGGAGGGGGGACTCGGCCTCATCACGGTCCACGAGCTCATCCGGAACCAGCTCAGAGGTTCCATCGAGTGGCACGGCCCCCCCGGCCTCACCTGGGAGATCCACGTCCCCAGGGAGATCTACCATCCCCGGGTCTAG
- a CDS encoding N-acetylneuraminate synthase family protein has product MDERQDGTIIVAEVGTGHHGEKERAEELIEAAREAGADWVKTQVVWAEEILHPRCGVVPLPGGPVSLYERFRSLEVPEEFYEWFAARALEAGMRPLFSVFGMRSAALMGRLLAVFGGEIPAVKIASPELVYVQLLDAVRRLGMPVVLSSGVSLLGDIETSIGVLRGEGWMVPGWGRVEGDGKGVPVTLLHCVTAYPAPEEDYNLRVLPLLAGLFGVPVGVSDHSRDPELIPATAVALGARMIEKHLCLSHEGGGLDDPVALEPDEFARMVGAVRAVEGAGEEGLRVVREAYGARVEGVLGSGEKRLAPAERGNYGRSNRSIHVRRTVKAGSVLREEDLVVVRTEKMLRPGLPPVFLPVVVGRRVAREVEEGEGLRWEDLLP; this is encoded by the coding sequence ATGGACGAGCGACAGGACGGGACGATCATCGTGGCCGAGGTGGGCACGGGTCACCACGGGGAGAAGGAGAGGGCCGAAGAGCTCATCGAGGCGGCACGGGAGGCGGGCGCCGACTGGGTGAAGACGCAGGTGGTGTGGGCGGAGGAGATCCTTCACCCGCGATGTGGGGTGGTACCCTTGCCCGGCGGTCCCGTGTCGCTCTACGAGCGGTTCCGGAGCCTCGAGGTGCCGGAGGAGTTCTACGAGTGGTTCGCCGCCCGGGCGCTCGAGGCAGGGATGCGGCCGCTCTTCTCGGTGTTCGGGATGCGGAGCGCGGCCCTCATGGGGAGGCTTCTCGCCGTCTTCGGCGGGGAGATCCCTGCGGTGAAGATCGCCTCGCCCGAGCTCGTGTACGTGCAGCTTCTTGATGCGGTCCGGCGTCTGGGGATGCCGGTGGTCCTCTCGTCCGGGGTGTCCCTGTTGGGCGACATCGAGACGTCGATCGGGGTGCTGCGCGGGGAGGGCTGGATGGTGCCGGGGTGGGGGCGTGTGGAGGGGGATGGGAAGGGGGTACCGGTCACCTTGCTCCACTGCGTGACGGCGTATCCCGCACCCGAGGAGGACTACAACCTGCGGGTCCTGCCCCTGCTCGCAGGGCTCTTCGGCGTGCCGGTGGGGGTCTCGGACCACAGCAGGGATCCGGAACTGATACCGGCGACGGCGGTGGCGTTGGGTGCGCGGATGATCGAGAAGCACCTGTGCCTCTCCCACGAGGGGGGGGGGCTCGATGATCCGGTGGCGCTCGAGCCCGATGAGTTCGCACGGATGGTTGGGGCGGTGCGGGCGGTGGAGGGAGCGGGGGAGGAGGGGCTCAGGGTGGTGCGCGAGGCGTACGGGGCGCGCGTGGAGGGGGTGCTGGGGAGCGGAGAGAAGCGGCTCGCGCCGGCGGAGCGAGGCAACTACGGCAGGTCGAACCGGTCGATCCACGTGCGCCGCACCGTGAAGGCAGGGAGCGTGCTGCGAGAGGAGGACCTCGTGGTGGTACGGACCGAGAAGATGTTGCGGCCCGGTCTGCCGCCGGTGTTCCTGCCGGTGGTGGTGGGCAGACGTGTGGCGCGTGAGGTGGAGGAGGGGGAGGGGCTGCGGTGGGAGGATCTCCTCCCCTGA